A region from the Vicia villosa cultivar HV-30 ecotype Madison, WI linkage group LG3, Vvil1.0, whole genome shotgun sequence genome encodes:
- the LOC131659937 gene encoding F-box/kelch-repeat protein At3g23880-like translates to MSTTYLSNIKNRRKRLRLSRNPNLTPELESEMAAAEDINNDSLPNLPIDIVAEIFCRLPVKLLVQLRCMCKSWNSLISDRSFTRKHLSLSTTHRLHYAKYRNKQYLIHNSYPLESVLSTKVKQRRLSFNSIAGSCDGILCLYDKPKGCVVLWNPSIRKFKELPPFQNCEILKTVYIYMTVGFGYDHVSDNYKAVVLYYSGTNFFDTTKVKVHTLGTDFWKTSESFSFGAVFGEQSGTLVRDTINWMAYTEWPRKGPIFIVSFDLGNDSYQKLLPPDHAEISTNYLRLSVLRDCLCLVSGHHIWVMKEYGIQDSWTKLFSFSCIQDPTKDYSLSNALYIFEDGQLLLEILDDWKTKWIVYDPKNDTFKVTMFKNILKLCLETLISPCS, encoded by the coding sequence ATGTCTACCACCTATCTATCTAACATAAAAAACCGCCGAAAACGGCTGCGTTTaagcagaaaccctaatttgacgcCGGAGTTAGAATCAGAGATGGCGGCGGCGGAGGATATCAACAATGATTCACTTCCGAATCTTCCTATCGATATCGTCGCCGAAATCTTCTGTAGGCTACCTGTGAAACTCCTGGTACAGCTCCGATGCATGTGCAAGTCATGGAATTCTCTAATCTCCGATCGCAGTTTCACCAGAAAGCACCTCAGCCTCTCAACTACTCACCGTCTCCATTACGCCAAATACAGAAATAAACAGtatttgattcacaattcttaccCTCTCGAATCGGTTTTATCCACTAAAGTCAAACAACGTCGCCTTTCTTTCAACAGTATTGCTGGTTCTTGTGACGGCATCCTTTGTCTTTACGATAAACCTAAAGGTTGTGTTGTATTGTGGAATCCTTCTATTAGAAAATTCAAGGAATTGCCCCCTTTTCAAAACTGTGAAATTCTTAAGACGGTTTATATTTATATGACCGTCGGCTTCGGCTATGATCACGTTTCTGATAATTACAAAGCCGTTGTTCTTTACTACTCCGGAACTAACTTTTTTGACACAACTAAAGTAAAAGTTCATACTTTGGGCACCGATTTTTGGAAAACCAGTGAGAGCTTTAGTTTTGGTGCTGTCTTTGGTGAGCAGTCCGGAACACTGGTAAGAGATACAATTAATTGGATGGCCTATACGGAATGGCCTCGCAAAGGTCCGATcttcattgtttcttttgatttggGAAACGACTCTTATCAGAAGCTTTTGCCCCCTGATCATGCAGAGATCAGTACGAATTACTTGAGATTGTCTGTCTTGCGGGACTGCTTGTGCTTAGTTTCTGGTCATCATATTTGGGTCATGAAGGAATATGGAATTCAAGACTCTTGGACTAAACTGTTCTCCTTTTCATGTATACAAGATCCTACTAAGGATTATAGCTTGTCCAATGCGTTGTATATTTTTGAGGATGGCCAACTGCTGCTGGAAATTCTAGACGATTGGAAAACGAAGTGGATTGTTTATGATCCAAAGAATGATACTTTTAAGGTTACTATGTTTAAAAACATCCTAAAACTCTGTCTTGAAACTTTGATTTCACCCTGTTCTTAA